The Chlorocebus sabaeus isolate Y175 chromosome 18, mChlSab1.0.hap1, whole genome shotgun sequence genome window below encodes:
- the MC4R gene encoding melanocortin receptor 4 translates to MVNSTHRGMHASLHLWNRSSHRLHSNASESLGKGYSDGGCYEQLFVSPEVFVTLGVISLLENILVIVAIAKNKNLHSPMYFFICSLAVADMLVSVSNGSETIVITLLNSTDTDTQSFTVNIDNVIDSVICSSLLASICSLLSIAVDRYFTIFYALQYHNIMTVKRVGIIISCIWAACTVSGILFIIYSDSSAVIICLITMFFTMLALMASLYVHMFLMARLHIKRIAVLPGTGAIRQGANMKGAITLTILIGVFVVCWAPFFLHLIFYISCPQNPYCVCFMSHFNLYLILIMCNSVIDPLIYALRSQELRKTFKEIICCYPLGGLCDLSSRY, encoded by the coding sequence ATGGTGAACTCCACCCACCGTGGGATGCACGCTTCTCTGCACCTCTGGAACCGCAGCAGCCACAGACTGCACAGCAATGCCAGTGAGTCCCTTGGAAAAGGCTACTCTGATGGAGGGTGCTACGAGCAACTTTTTGTCTCTCCTGAGGTGTTTGTGACACTGGGTGTCATCAGCTTGTTGGAGAATATCTTAGTGATTGTGGCAATAGCCAAGAACAAGAATCTGCATTCACCCATGTACTTTTTCATCTGCAGCCTGGCCGTGGCTGATATGCTGGTGAGCGTTTCAAATGGATCAGAAACCATTGTCATCACCCTATTAAACAGTACAGATACGGACACACAGAGTTTCACAGTGAACATTGATAATGTTATTGACTCAGTGATCTGTAGCTCCTTGCTTGCATCCATTTGCAGCCTGCTTTCAATTGCAGTGGACAGGTACTTTACTATCTTCTATGCTCTTCAGTACCATAACATTATGACAGTTAAGCGGGTTGGGATCATCATAAGTTGTATCTGGGCAGCTTGCACGGTTTCAGGCATTTTGTTCATCATTTACTCAGATAGTAGTGCTGTCATCATCTGCCTCATCACCATGttcttcaccatgttggctcTCATGGCTTCTCTCTATGTCCACATGTTCCTGATGGCCAGGCTTCACATTAAGAGGATTGCTGTCCTCCCTGGCACTGGTGCCATCCGCCAAGGCGCCAATATGAAGGGAGCGATTACTTTGACCATCCTGATTGGCGTCTTTGTTGTATGCTGGGCCCCATTCTTCCTCCACTTAATATTCTACATCTCTTGTCCTCAGAATCCATATTGTGTGTGCTTCATGTCTCACTTTAACTTATATCTCATACTGATCATGTGTAATTCAGTCATCGATCCTCTGATTTATGCACTCCGGAGTCAAGAACTGAGGAAAACCTTCAAAGAGATCATCTGTTGCTATCCCCTGGGAGGCCTTTGTGACTTGTCTAGCAGATATTAA